The Pelodiscus sinensis isolate JC-2024 chromosome 13, ASM4963464v1, whole genome shotgun sequence genome includes a region encoding these proteins:
- the YIPF6 gene encoding protein YIPF6, whose product MAEAEESRAGGSAKPLFAGLSDVSISEDIPVEGEITVPVGSHSPDEDYSTLDEPVKDTIMRDLKAVGKKFVHVMYPKKSSALLRDWDLWGPLVLCVSLALMLQGGSADSKDDGGPQFAEVFVIIWFGAVVITLNSKLLGGTISFFQSLCVLGYCVLPLTVAMLVCRLVLLAGSGTVIFIVRLVVVMAMFAWSTLASTAFLADSQPPNRKALVVYPIFLFYFVISWMILTFPPQ is encoded by the exons atggcggaggcggaggagagcagggctgggggaagcgcCAAACCCTTG TTTGCAGGTCTTTCAGATGTGTCAATATCAGAAGATATTCCAGTGGAAGGGGAGATCACAGTTCCTGTTGGATCTCATTCCCCTGATGAAGATTACTCCACATTGGATGAGCCTGTTAAGGATACTATT ATGCGAGACCTAAAGGCAGTTGGAAAGAAATTTGTGCATGTCATGTATCCCAAAAAGAGCAGCGCACTCCTCAGAGACT GGGATCTTTGGGGTCCTTTGGTGCTGTGTGTGTCACTTGCACT GATGCTTCAGGGAGGGTCAGCAGACAGTAAAGATGATGGAGGCCCCCAGTTTGCTGAGGTCTTTGTGATCATCTGGTTCGGAGCAGTTGTCATTACACTCAACTCAAAACTGCTTGGAGGAACTAT ATCTTTTTTTCAGAGCCTTTGTGTCCTGGGGTACTGTGTCCTCCCTCTGACAGTGGCTATGCTCGTGTGCAGGCTAGTACTACTAGCAGGCTCAGGGACTGTCATCTTCATTGTGCGACTTGTTGTTGTGATGGCAATGTTTGCCTGGTCAACCCTAG CATCCACAGCCTTTCTGGCCGACAGCCAGCCTCCAAATCGCAAAGCTCTTGTTGTTTACCCCATCTTCCTCTTCTACTTCGTTATCAGCTGGATGATTCTCACCTTTCCCCCTCAGTGA